In Zingiber officinale cultivar Zhangliang chromosome 6A, Zo_v1.1, whole genome shotgun sequence, a single genomic region encodes these proteins:
- the LOC121993985 gene encoding alpha-terpineol synthase, chloroplastic-like, translating to MDKLPEYMKLSFFALFNLVHEEGYRVMKEKGVDIVPDLKRAWGDLWKADFQEAKWFHHGQTPKLKEYLENACVSISGPNILFNAYCVSNDLTGEALKGFPSTYYEITHSSSTLFRLYDDMGTSTDELERGDVAKSIQCYMHEKCVTEEVARREIRELMKKYWRALNASLSWDSPLEEYFKNIAINIPRTAQFFYQDGDGFGKSDGETKTQIISVLFEPIQI from the exons ATGGACAAGCTTCCAGAGTACATGAAACTATCTTTCTTTGCACTCTTCAACCTGGTCCACGAAGAAGGCTACCGGGTGATGAAGGAGAAGGGCGTGGACATTGTGCCTGACTTAAAGAGAGCA TGGGGAGATCTATGGAAAGCAGACTTTCAGGAAGCAAAATGGTTCCACCATGGTCAAACCCCGAAGCTCAAGGAGTACTTGGAGAATGCATGCGTATCAATATCTGGTCCAAACATTCTGTTTAATGCTTACTGCGTGAGCAATGACTTAACTGGAGAGGCCTTGAAAGGTTTTCCCAGTACTTACTATGAGATCACACACTCCTCGAGCACACTTTTTCGTCTTTATGATGATATGGGCACTTCCAcg GATGAGCTAGAAAGAGGCGATGTGGCCAAAAGTATTCAATGCTACATGCATGAAAAGTGTGTCACAGAGGAAGTGGCTCGAAGGGAGATAAGAGAATTGATGAAGAAATATTGGAGAGCTTTGAATGCATCTCTTAGTTGGGATTCTCCATTAGAGGAGTACTTCAAGAATATAGCAATTAACATCCCTCGGACGGCACAGTTCTTTTATCAAGATGGGGATGGCTTTGGCAAGTCGGATGGAGAAACTAAAACCCAAATTATTTCGGTGTTATTTGAACCTATCCAAATCTAG
- the LOC121994830 gene encoding myrcene synthase, chloroplastic-like: MAARQAMYICAPMISVLPRRPMIVTAVEQYCGRRTFRRTLQVRSCSATSHVAPLRRRSGNYQPSIWTDERVQSLTGTSTVQQEEKRERINVLKELTRNLICEKQQVAEQLQLIDHLQQLGVAYHFKDEIADVLSHLHASLDHVSSQLKDDLHATSLLFRLLRAKGFSVSQDLLETFRDEKGNFEARCENQIRGLLSLYEASYLEKEGESVLKEAMDFATEQLKALMEEGSVPEAGGLREQVAHALQIPLNWRLERVQHRWFIEACRGDDTINPLLLEFAELDFNLVQDTYKSELRELSRWWSGLGLSEKLPFCRDRLLESYLWAVGFTYEPDRGRCRMIETKAICFITLIDDIYDVYGTLDELQLFTDVVNR, from the exons ATGGCTGCTCGTCAAGCAATGTATATTTGCGCTCCCATGATATCCGTCCTCCCTCGCCGCCCGATGATAGTTACTGCCGTCGAGCAGTACTGTGGCCGACGGACGTTCCGGCGAACTCTGCAGGTCCGATCATGCAGCGCCACTAGTCATGTAGCTCCCTTGCGGCGGCGGTCGGGGAATTATCAGCCAAGCATATGGACGGACGAGCGTGTGCAGTCCCTCACGGGCACCTCTACG GTGCAACAAGAAGAGAAACGTGAGAGAATAAACGTACTGAAGGAGCTGACCAGGAATCTGATATGCGAGAAGcagcaagtagcagagcagcttCAATTGATCGACCACCTGCAACAGCTCGGCGTGGCGTATCACTTCAAAGACGAGATTGCTGACGTTTTAAGTCATCTTCACGCTTCTTTAGACCATGTGAGCTCGCAGCTGAAGGACGATCTCCATGCCACATCGCTGCTCTTCAGGCTCCTCAGAGCAAAAGGCTTCTCTGTTTCACAAG ATTTGCTCGAGACATTTAGAGACGAGAAGGGAAACTTCGAAGCTCGCTGTGAGAACCAGATCAGAGGGCTTCTGAGTTTGTACGAAGCTTCCTACCTGGAGAAGGAAGGAGAGTCTGTGCTTAAGGAAGCCATGGATTTCGCGACCGAGCAGCTGAAGGCATTGATGGAGGAGGGATCTGTTCCTGAGGCTGGCGGTCTTAGAGAGCAGGTGGCCCATGCGCTGCAGATTCCACTGAATTGGCGCTTGGAGAGAGTGCAGCACAGGTGGTTCATTGAAGCATGCCGTGGCGACGACACCATCAATCCTCTCCTTCTGGAGTTTGCTGAGCTCGACTTCAATCTAGTTCAGGACACGTACAAGAGCGAACTCAGAGAGCTCTCCAG ATGGTGGTCGGGGCTCGGGCTTTCAGAGAAGCTGCCATTTTGCAGAGACAGATTACTTGAAAGCTATCTGTGGGCAGTTGGTTTCACTTATGAACCAGATAGAGGGAGATGCAGAATGATCGAAACAAAGGCAATTTGTTTTATTACACTGATTGATGATATTTACGATGTTTATGGAACCTTGGATGAACTCCAGCTCTTCACTGACGTCGTCAACAGGTGA